One part of the Salmo salar chromosome ssa28, Ssal_v3.1, whole genome shotgun sequence genome encodes these proteins:
- the pgp gene encoding glycerol-3-phosphate phosphatase, which yields MAVSKCTRLNGPLIKQMLDSVDSVLFDCDGVIWRGDQAIPGAPDVINLLKKNGKKVFFVTNNSTKTRKMYADKLALMGFNAALQDEG from the exons ATGGCTGTGTCAAAATGCACCCGGCTGAACGGTCCCTTAATAAAGCAAATGTTAGATTCTGTGGACAGTGTCCTCTTCGACTGTGATGGTGTCATCTGGCGAGGGGATCAGGCAATCCCTGGCGCCCCTGACGTTATCAACCTGCTCAAGAAGAATGGAAAGAAAGTGTTTTTCGTCACCAACAACAGCACTAAAACTAGAAAGATGTATGCAGACAAACTGGCATTGATGGGATTCAACGC agctctccaggacgaGGGTTAG
- the bricd5 gene encoding BRICHOS domain-containing protein 5 isoform X2 translates to MVRCWKRSETTGLEDSQRMVVRITVPDLTGTLINQSALVDKHNDLVTYSVTSPANHTTTVLFDIKHGLICYKPMNQETCYLSKMERSDYENMQSLLQQSMQKEVLLGNETQRQTEFLGVMGGSQVDVSTLEEPLQALCRHSSIHWTRRQDGPGKHRLVYFCIDICFPSNICVSVCFYYLPE, encoded by the exons ATGGTGAGGTGTTGGAAACGTTCAGAAACCACCGGGTTGGAGGATTCACAACGCATG GTTGTCAGAATCACAGTTCCGGATCTGACTGGAACCCtgatcaaccaatcagcattggTTGACAAGCACAACGACCTGGTGACCTATTCTGTGACCTCACCGGCCAACCACACAACCACCGTGCTCTTTGACATCAAACAT GGTTTGATATGTTACAAACCTATGAACCAGGAGACTTGCTACCTGAGTAAGATGGAGAGATCTGACTATGAAAACATGCAGTCCCTTCTCCAGCAGTCAATGCAAAAG GAGGTGTTGTTGGGGAAtgagacccagagacagacagagttcctGGGGGTGATGGGGGGCAGTCAGGTTGATGTGTCCACCCTGGAGGAGCCTTTACAGGCCCTGTGTCGACACAGCTCCATCCACTGGACCAGGAGACAAGACG GTCCAGGTAAACACCGTCTGGTCTACTTCTGCATTGACATCTGCTTCCCTAGTaacatctgtgtgtctgtctgcttctACTACCTGCCGGAGTGA
- the bricd5 gene encoding BRICHOS domain-containing protein 5 isoform X1 produces the protein MVRCWKRSETTGLEDSQRMDEGPTVSCQFPHKAFWVTLSATLLLVIIALGVRGHLWVRQPDAQVVRITVPDLTGTLINQSALVDKHNDLVTYSVTSPANHTTTVLFDIKHGLICYKPMNQETCYLSKMERSDYENMQSLLQQSMQKEVLLGNETQRQTEFLGVMGGSQVDVSTLEEPLQALCRHSSIHWTRRQDGPGKHRLVYFCIDICFPSNICVSVCFYYLPE, from the exons ATGGTGAGGTGTTGGAAACGTTCAGAAACCACCGGGTTGGAGGATTCACAACGCATG GACGAGGGTCCAACAGTGTCCTGCCAGTTCCCACACAAGGCATTCTGGGTGACCCTCAGTGCCACTCTCCTCCTGGTCATCATCGCCCTTGGCGTCAGGGGGCATCTATGGGTCAGACAGCCCGACGCACAG GTTGTCAGAATCACAGTTCCGGATCTGACTGGAACCCtgatcaaccaatcagcattggTTGACAAGCACAACGACCTGGTGACCTATTCTGTGACCTCACCGGCCAACCACACAACCACCGTGCTCTTTGACATCAAACAT GGTTTGATATGTTACAAACCTATGAACCAGGAGACTTGCTACCTGAGTAAGATGGAGAGATCTGACTATGAAAACATGCAGTCCCTTCTCCAGCAGTCAATGCAAAAG GAGGTGTTGTTGGGGAAtgagacccagagacagacagagttcctGGGGGTGATGGGGGGCAGTCAGGTTGATGTGTCCACCCTGGAGGAGCCTTTACAGGCCCTGTGTCGACACAGCTCCATCCACTGGACCAGGAGACAAGACG GTCCAGGTAAACACCGTCTGGTCTACTTCTGCATTGACATCTGCTTCCCTAGTaacatctgtgtgtctgtctgcttctACTACCTGCCGGAGTGA
- the mlst8 gene encoding target of rapamycin complex subunit lst8: MNVNQGQGTVGSDPVILATAGYDHTVRFWQAHSGICTRTVQHQDSQVNSLEVTPDRSMIAAAGYQHIRMYDLNSNNPNPVINYDGVSKNITSVGFHEDGRWMYTGGEDCMARIWDLRSRNLQCQRIFQVNAPINCVCLHPNQAELIVGDQSGVIHIWDLKTDHNEQLIPEPEVSINSVHIDPDASYMAAVNSSGNCYVWNLAGGMGDEVTQLIPKTKIPAHKRYSLRCKFSPDSTLLATCSADQTCKIWRTSNFSLMTELSIKSNNPGETSRGWMWDCAFSGDSQYIVTASSDNLARLWCVETGEIKREYSGHQKAVVCLAFNDSVLG, encoded by the exons ATGAACGTGAACCAGGGCCAGGGGACAGTGGGGAGTGACCCGGTGATTCTGGCCACCGCAGGATATGACCACACAGTGCGGTTCTGGCAGGCCCACAGCGGCATCTGCACCAGGACAGTCCAGCACCAGGACTCA CAAGTGAACTCCCTTGAAGTTACTCCCGACAGAAGTATGATTGCTGCTGCAG GTTATCAACACATCCGTATGTATGATCTAAACTCCAACAACCCAAACCCGGTCATAAACTATGATGGCGTCAGTAAGAACATTACGTCAGTGGGCTTCCATGAGGACGGCCGCTGGATGTACACAGGAGGAGAGGACTGCATGGCTCGCATCTGGGACCTGAG GTCAAGGAACCTGCAATGCCAGAGGATCTTTCAGGTCAATGCTCCCATCAACTGTGTATGTCTTCATCCCAACCAG GCTGAATTGATCGTGGGGGACCAGAGCGGTGTGATCCATATCTGGGATCTGAAGACCGATCACAACGAGCAGCTTATTCCTGAACCAGAAGTGTCCATCAACTCAGTCCACATCGACCCAGACGCCAGCTACATGGCAGCAGTCAATAGCTCG GGAAACTGTTACGTGTGGAACCTGGCAGGAGGGATGGGTGACGAGGTGACACAGCTCATCCCCAAAACCAAGATCCCCGCTCACAAGCGCTACTCCCTCCGCTGTAAATTTAGTCCTGATTCCAC TCTGCTGGCGACCTGCTCGGCGGACCAGACGTGTAAGATCTGGAGAACATCTAACTTCTCTCTGATGACGGAGCTGAGCATCAAGAGTAACAACCCTGGAGAGACGTCCCGAGGCTGGATGTGGGACTGTGCCTTCTCTGGAGACTCACAGTACATTGTAACAG CCTCCTCTGACAACCTGGCACGGCTGTGGTGTGTGGAGACTGGTGAGATCAAGAGGGAGTACAGCGGCCATCAGAAAGCTGTGGTGTGTCTGGCCTTTAACGACAGCGTGCTGGGCTGA